The Streptococcaceae bacterium ESL0687 genome has a segment encoding these proteins:
- a CDS encoding glycoside hydrolase family 25 protein, which produces MIKSFFNKIFKIFVVIILLIFAFNKFIRPSSNLFGGENFLSSLTSGSQIAKNPAPSKPIIDLSGWQLPGQIDYDLLSQQISGAIVRVQHGGDNQLVNAAAYTNGEDKSYQTHIVELQRRNVPVAVYAYVSGTSLEDMRQEARDFYERASAFSPSFWWLDVEEETMDDMNAGIEAFRSELASLGVSNIGIYSQDWFLENLDIEVDNFKALWFAHYGADTGQVDSKPDTLRDYALHQYTSKGRLLGFSNDLDLNQASSMEDYQQIFSSK; this is translated from the coding sequence ATGATTAAATCCTTTTTCAATAAAATTTTTAAAATATTTGTCGTCATCATTTTATTAATTTTTGCCTTTAATAAATTTATCAGGCCAAGCTCTAATCTTTTTGGGGGTGAAAATTTTTTATCTTCCTTAACAAGTGGAAGTCAGATTGCTAAGAATCCAGCTCCTTCAAAGCCAATTATTGATTTGTCAGGTTGGCAACTTCCTGGGCAGATTGATTATGATCTCTTAAGCCAGCAGATATCAGGAGCCATTGTACGTGTTCAGCACGGCGGAGACAATCAGCTGGTTAATGCGGCGGCCTATACTAATGGGGAGGATAAGTCTTATCAGACTCATATTGTAGAGCTTCAAAGGCGTAATGTTCCGGTTGCTGTTTATGCCTATGTCAGTGGAACCAGCCTGGAAGATATGAGGCAGGAGGCTCGCGATTTTTATGAACGAGCCTCTGCTTTTTCACCTAGCTTTTGGTGGCTTGATGTTGAAGAGGAAACTATGGATGATATGAATGCTGGTATCGAAGCTTTCAGGTCAGAACTTGCAAGCCTTGGAGTTAGTAATATTGGTATTTATAGTCAGGACTGGTTTTTAGAAAATCTAGATATTGAGGTGGATAATTTTAAGGCCCTCTGGTTTGCCCATTACGGGGCTGATACAGGCCAGGTGGATTCAAAACCAGATACCCTTAGAGATTATGCCCTTCATCAATATACTTCTAAAGGACGTCTCCTTGGTTTTTCAAATGATTTGGACTTAAATCAGGCCAGCAGCATGGAAGACTACCAACAAATATTTTCAAGCAAGTGA
- the radC gene encoding DNA repair protein RadC, producing the protein MYEIIKKPRLLRPRERLTSMGAEKLSEQELLAIILRTGTRELSATQLADQILKHFENLASLKKATIEELQKIKGVGPAKAIEILAMIELGKRIQLSETKKYGRILNSRELGNLLIEELSDLDQEHLVTLYLDTKNNIIRKKVIFIGTVNSSTANPREILYYACKFMATSIIISHNHPSGDSTPSGQDHAFTEKINQSCDLVGINLLDHIVVGHTGYYSYKENNMLP; encoded by the coding sequence ATGTATGAAATAATAAAAAAGCCCAGACTGCTGAGACCAAGGGAGAGATTGACTTCTATGGGAGCTGAAAAATTAAGTGAGCAGGAGCTCTTAGCTATAATTTTAAGGACAGGGACAAGGGAATTGTCTGCTACTCAGCTTGCTGACCAGATACTTAAGCACTTTGAAAACCTTGCTAGCTTAAAGAAGGCTACGATAGAAGAGCTCCAAAAGATAAAAGGAGTTGGGCCTGCCAAGGCCATTGAAATTTTAGCCATGATTGAACTTGGAAAAAGGATTCAACTATCTGAGACTAAAAAATATGGTCGTATTCTTAATAGTAGGGAGCTGGGTAATCTTTTAATTGAAGAGCTAAGTGATTTGGATCAAGAACACCTAGTAACTCTTTATCTGGATACCAAAAATAATATCATCCGGAAAAAGGTTATCTTTATAGGAACTGTTAATTCATCAACTGCCAATCCCAGGGAAATCCTTTATTATGCCTGCAAATTTATGGCTACAAGTATCATAATTTCCCACAATCATCCCTCAGGAGATTCAACTCCCAGCGGTCAGGATCATGCCTTCACTGAAAAAATAAATCAATCCTGTGATTTGGTTGGGATTAATCTTTTAGATCATATTGTAGTTGGACATACAGGATACTATAGTTATAAGGAAAACAACATGCTTCCATAA
- the pcrA gene encoding DNA helicase PcrA, which yields MNPLLESMNDRQAEAVRTTEGPLLIMAGAGSGKTRVLTHRIAYLIEEKLVNPWNILAITFTNKAAREMKERTIALTPRAEESLIATFHSMCVRILRRDANHIGYNRNFTIIDPGEQRTLMKRILKNLNLDPKKWDPKSILATISNAKNDLLTAEAYRDKANNLYQEIVAKCYLEYDRELKRSETMDFDDLIMNTLRLFDNQEVLNYYQGRYQYIHVDEYQDTNHAQYQLVKVLSERFRNICVVGDADQSIYGWRGADMQNILDFEKDYPDAKVVLLEENYRSSKTILEAANGVIENNSNRRDKKLWTSRDQGEKIVYNRASDERDESNFVADMITRELRKKEGRDYSDFAVLYRTNAQSRTIEEALLKSNIPYTMVGGTKFYSRKEIRDLIAYLNIIANDRDDMSFERVINEPKRGIGPGTIEKLRDFARTYDYSLLEAGLNVTLSGLKGKAAQGIYDFSELITGFREKMDGYSISQLTEEVLDKTGYMTFLVNQNNLESQARIENLEEFFTVTKSFDDKAEGTEDESGLERLSRFLNDLSLIADTDSYEEEQSQVTLMTLHAAKGLEFPVVFIIGLEEGVFPLSRASEDPDELEEERRLAYVGITRAEEVLYLTNASSRLMYGRSSYNRPSRFLNEINPDLLSYVGQARASNGSNSFNASYQNRSKDQFVNGRGLSLYQMMAGKGASKRPGATGSASSNKNISPAGQLESWAIGDKAVHKKWGVGTVLDVKGEGRSMELKISFPEVGLKRLLAQMAPIEKQKED from the coding sequence ATGAATCCCTTACTTGAGAGTATGAATGACCGGCAGGCTGAAGCTGTTCGAACAACCGAAGGCCCCCTTTTAATAATGGCTGGAGCAGGTTCTGGAAAGACCCGTGTTTTGACCCACAGGATTGCCTACCTGATTGAAGAAAAACTTGTAAATCCCTGGAATATTTTGGCTATAACCTTTACCAATAAGGCAGCTCGTGAAATGAAAGAGAGGACAATAGCTCTTACACCAAGAGCAGAAGAGTCATTGATTGCGACCTTCCACAGCATGTGTGTTAGAATTTTAAGGCGAGATGCTAATCACATTGGTTATAATAGGAATTTTACAATCATTGATCCAGGTGAGCAGAGAACCTTGATGAAAAGAATTTTAAAAAATCTTAATCTGGATCCTAAAAAATGGGATCCTAAGAGTATTCTTGCGACAATCTCAAATGCTAAAAATGATTTACTGACAGCAGAAGCTTATAGGGATAAGGCTAATAACCTTTATCAGGAAATTGTTGCCAAATGTTACCTGGAATATGACCGTGAGCTTAAACGAAGTGAGACCATGGACTTTGATGATTTAATTATGAATACTTTGAGATTATTTGATAACCAAGAAGTCTTAAATTATTATCAGGGACGTTACCAGTACATCCATGTTGATGAGTATCAAGATACCAACCATGCCCAGTATCAGCTTGTAAAAGTTCTATCAGAGCGTTTTAGAAATATCTGTGTGGTGGGGGATGCTGACCAGTCAATTTATGGTTGGCGCGGGGCTGACATGCAAAATATCCTTGATTTTGAAAAGGACTATCCAGATGCTAAGGTCGTCCTTCTTGAGGAAAACTACCGGTCATCAAAGACAATTCTTGAGGCAGCTAACGGAGTTATCGAAAATAACAGCAATCGTAGGGATAAGAAGCTTTGGACCAGCAGGGACCAAGGTGAGAAAATTGTCTACAACCGGGCAAGTGATGAACGGGATGAGTCAAACTTCGTGGCTGACATGATTACTCGTGAACTTAGGAAAAAGGAAGGCAGAGATTATAGTGATTTTGCAGTCCTTTATAGGACCAATGCCCAAAGTAGGACCATTGAAGAGGCTCTCCTCAAGTCAAATATCCCTTATACCATGGTGGGTGGAACAAAATTCTATAGCCGTAAGGAGATTAGGGATTTAATTGCCTATCTTAATATTATTGCCAATGACCGAGATGATATGAGTTTTGAGCGGGTAATAAATGAGCCTAAGAGGGGAATTGGTCCTGGAACCATTGAAAAATTACGAGATTTCGCAAGAACTTATGATTATTCTCTACTTGAAGCAGGCTTAAATGTTACCTTAAGTGGTCTTAAAGGTAAGGCGGCCCAAGGGATTTATGATTTTTCTGAACTGATTACAGGCTTTAGGGAAAAAATGGATGGCTACTCAATCAGTCAATTGACTGAAGAAGTTTTGGACAAGACAGGCTATATGACCTTCCTTGTCAATCAGAATAATTTGGAAAGTCAGGCAAGGATTGAAAACTTGGAAGAATTCTTTACAGTTACTAAAAGCTTTGATGATAAGGCAGAAGGTACAGAAGATGAGAGTGGTTTGGAACGCCTTAGCCGCTTCCTAAACGATTTATCCTTAATTGCTGATACAGATAGCTACGAAGAAGAACAGAGTCAGGTTACCCTTATGACCCTACATGCGGCCAAGGGACTCGAATTTCCAGTCGTCTTCATTATTGGTTTAGAAGAAGGAGTCTTTCCTTTGAGTAGGGCAAGTGAGGATCCTGATGAACTTGAAGAAGAAAGGCGTCTGGCCTATGTTGGAATCACGAGGGCTGAGGAGGTTCTTTACTTGACCAATGCTTCAAGTAGGCTTATGTATGGTCGCTCAAGCTATAATAGACCTAGCCGCTTCTTAAATGAAATTAATCCAGACCTCTTAAGTTATGTCGGTCAGGCCAGAGCAAGTAATGGAAGTAATTCCTTTAATGCTAGCTATCAAAATAGATCAAAAGATCAATTTGTAAATGGACGAGGTTTAAGCCTTTATCAGATGATGGCAGGAAAAGGAGCTTCGAAAAGACCGGGAGCTACTGGTTCAGCAAGCTCTAATAAAAACATTTCCCCAGCAGGCCAACTTGAATCTTGGGCCATTGGCGACAAGGCCGTCCATAAAAAATGGGGTGTGGGAACTGTTCTAGATGTAAAAGGCGAGGGAAGAAGTATGGAGCTTAAAATATCATTTCCTGAGGTTGGTCTTAAAAGACTGCTAGCTCAAATGGCTCCAATTGAAAAACAAAAAGAAGACTAA
- a CDS encoding redox-sensing transcriptional repressor Rex, translating to MQTKTKNNETLPKATAKRLPAYYRLFKKLYNGNIERTNSRQIADSLGVDSATVRRDFSYFGELGRRGYGYETKALRDFFAELLNDGQETNIALVGVGNLGRALIHYRFHDRNKMRITQAYDIAGNPLVGTTTDDGIPIYNISDIKKNLEKDGIETAILSVQSEKSQEAANLLVDAGIKGILNFAPRRLEVPDDVIVQSVDLTSELQTLLFFMRNKDAQ from the coding sequence ATGCAAACAAAAACTAAAAACAATGAAACTTTGCCTAAAGCAACTGCTAAACGTTTGCCAGCTTACTACCGTTTATTTAAAAAATTATATAATGGTAATATCGAACGTACCAACTCTCGTCAAATCGCAGATAGCTTAGGAGTTGACTCAGCTACTGTCCGCAGGGACTTTTCTTATTTTGGTGAACTAGGACGCCGTGGTTATGGTTATGAAACTAAGGCCTTACGTGACTTTTTTGCTGAACTTTTAAATGACGGACAGGAAACAAACATTGCCCTTGTCGGTGTAGGAAATCTAGGTCGCGCCCTTATCCACTACCGCTTCCATGATAGAAATAAGATGAGAATTACTCAGGCTTATGATATCGCTGGAAACCCACTTGTAGGTACTACAACTGATGACGGTATCCCAATTTACAATATTTCAGACATTAAAAAGAACTTAGAAAAAGACGGAATTGAAACAGCCATCTTATCAGTCCAAAGTGAAAAATCACAAGAAGCTGCTAATCTTTTAGTTGACGCTGGAATTAAAGGGATTTTAAACTTTGCCCCGAGGCGCCTAGAAGTGCCAGATGATGTTATTGTTCAATCAGTTGATTTAACTAGTGAGCTACAAACTCTTCTCTTCTTCATGAGAAACAAAGATGCCCAATAA
- a CDS encoding TIGR01906 family membrane protein encodes MKNSIKLIFTVLFVISFSVCLTIILAIPLYRFDINHLKITEYAYQTKKTLMDNFTVLMKYLLNPNITRLNMPDFKSSREGLKHFKDVKNLFQLTFIVMLVSLPFFLSFIKCKLSLIYRNVLKMFFYLPFFLGIFTLFNGFDSIFIAFHKLVFSDDTWIFNPYTDPVITILPEAYFMHCFIIFILIYLLIFYWLYKLAERRMRSIKKASQ; translated from the coding sequence TTGAAAAATAGTATTAAGTTAATTTTTACGGTATTATTTGTAATTTCATTTTCAGTTTGCTTGACGATTATTCTAGCAATCCCCCTTTATAGATTTGATATTAACCATTTAAAAATCACAGAATATGCCTATCAGACCAAGAAGACGCTAATGGATAACTTTACAGTCCTGATGAAATACCTGCTAAATCCGAACATTACCAGACTTAACATGCCGGATTTTAAGAGTTCAAGGGAGGGACTTAAGCACTTTAAGGATGTGAAAAACCTTTTCCAGCTAACCTTTATAGTTATGCTTGTGAGTTTACCCTTCTTTCTTTCCTTCATTAAATGTAAACTTAGTTTGATTTACCGAAATGTGCTGAAGATGTTCTTCTATCTCCCTTTCTTCTTAGGAATCTTTACCCTTTTTAATGGATTTGATTCAATTTTTATTGCCTTTCATAAACTAGTGTTTTCTGACGATACTTGGATTTTTAATCCCTATACTGACCCAGTAATCACAATCCTTCCAGAGGCATATTTCATGCACTGCTTTATTATTTTTATCTTGATTTATTTGCTTATCTTTTATTGGCTTTATAAGTTAGCTGAACGAAGGATGAGGTCAATAAAAAAAGCTAGCCAGTAG
- the hemW gene encoding radical SAM family heme chaperone HemW has protein sequence MGPVKSAYVHIPFCTQICYYCDFSKVFIKNQPVDQYLDSLIEEFDSYKIKDLRTLYIGGGTPTALNADQLDRLIKGLTKNLDLSKLEEFTVEANPGDLDDEKIAVLAQSPVNRISLGVQTFNDKLLKKIGRSHTARDVYQNIALLRENGFENISIDLIYALPGQTFDQVKDDLIKLLELDLPHVALYSLILENHTIFMNRMRRGRLNLPTEDADAEMYQYIIDQLELAGYDHYEVSNFSKAGFESKHNLVYWNNEEYYGIGAGASGFLNNIRYKNFGPVHHYLSHDKKIVTEEPLDKKAQMEEEMFLGLRKKSGVKIESFESKFDTNFDQLFGQEVKRLRREGLLDLEEGRIFMTKKGFLLGNEVFESFLLD, from the coding sequence ATGGGACCAGTAAAAAGTGCCTATGTTCATATCCCATTCTGTACCCAAATTTGCTATTACTGTGATTTTTCGAAGGTTTTTATTAAAAATCAGCCGGTTGATCAGTACCTAGATTCCTTGATTGAAGAATTTGACTCCTATAAAATTAAGGATTTAAGGACCCTTTATATTGGGGGAGGGACTCCAACGGCCTTAAATGCAGATCAACTTGATAGGCTAATCAAGGGTCTTACTAAAAATCTGGATTTAAGTAAGCTTGAAGAATTTACGGTTGAGGCAAATCCTGGAGACTTGGATGATGAAAAAATAGCTGTTTTAGCCCAAAGTCCAGTTAATAGAATTTCTCTTGGAGTTCAAACCTTTAATGATAAACTTCTTAAAAAAATTGGTCGCAGTCATACAGCGCGTGATGTTTATCAAAATATTGCCTTACTTAGGGAAAATGGATTTGAAAATATTTCAATTGATTTGATTTACGCTCTGCCTGGTCAAACTTTTGATCAGGTTAAAGATGATTTAATCAAGCTTTTAGAGCTTGATTTACCTCATGTGGCCCTTTATAGTTTGATTTTGGAAAACCATACTATTTTTATGAATCGAATGAGAAGGGGGAGGCTTAATCTTCCTACTGAGGATGCTGATGCTGAGATGTACCAGTACATTATTGATCAACTTGAGCTTGCAGGTTATGACCATTATGAGGTTTCTAATTTTTCTAAGGCAGGTTTTGAGAGTAAGCATAATTTGGTTTACTGGAATAATGAAGAGTATTACGGAATTGGTGCTGGAGCCAGCGGCTTTTTGAATAATATCAGATATAAAAACTTTGGCCCAGTCCATCATTACTTGTCCCATGATAAGAAAATTGTTACAGAAGAGCCCCTTGATAAAAAGGCCCAAATGGAAGAGGAAATGTTCCTTGGCCTAAGAAAAAAATCAGGGGTTAAGATTGAAAGTTTTGAAAGTAAATTTGATACCAACTTTGATCAGCTTTTTGGTCAAGAGGTCAAAAGGCTAAGGCGAGAAGGACTTCTTGATTTAGAAGAGGGTAGGATTTTTATGACCAAGAAGGGATTTCTTTTAGGAAATGAAGTTTTTGAAAGCTTCTTGCTGGATTGA
- a CDS encoding bifunctional riboflavin kinase/FAD synthetase gives MEIIELKSIYDIKKNKDGLILVLGYFDGLHKGHKKLFEEAKKLAQILNLKIAVLTFPESPKLAFSRFSPDLLLHLSSRKDRLEKFEDYGVDYLYLTDFTSNFANIKGEDFVKDYLEGLGAKVLVAGFDYSFGHEKLGVDELGKIFTGKTLTVSPVKEELEAGENKELTSKVSSSRIRDALDRGNIRLANKLLGYHFKNEGLVVHGDARGRTLGYPTANIALTEAIRLPADGVYITDVIYQGETYRSMTSVGKNSTFDGHELRLEVNIFDFSGDLYGERIEIIWLDRIRDMVKFDGIDSLVAQLEDDEKRARLWDQ, from the coding sequence ATGGAAATAATCGAATTAAAGTCAATCTATGACATAAAAAAAAATAAGGATGGTCTAATCCTAGTTTTGGGTTATTTTGATGGCCTACATAAGGGACATAAGAAGCTTTTTGAGGAGGCTAAAAAACTAGCCCAGATTTTAAATTTAAAAATTGCAGTTTTAACCTTTCCAGAAAGTCCCAAATTAGCTTTTAGCCGTTTTAGTCCGGATTTATTACTCCACCTTTCAAGCCGCAAGGACCGCCTTGAAAAGTTTGAGGATTACGGGGTGGACTACCTTTATTTAACTGACTTCACCTCAAATTTTGCAAATATTAAGGGTGAGGATTTTGTTAAAGACTATCTTGAAGGACTGGGAGCCAAGGTTTTAGTAGCAGGATTTGACTATAGTTTTGGCCATGAAAAATTAGGGGTTGACGAACTAGGTAAAATCTTTACTGGAAAAACACTTACAGTTTCTCCTGTTAAAGAAGAACTTGAAGCAGGTGAAAATAAGGAATTAACCTCTAAGGTATCATCATCAAGAATTAGAGATGCTCTTGACCGAGGAAATATCAGGCTTGCTAACAAGCTCTTAGGCTATCATTTTAAGAATGAGGGTCTTGTTGTCCACGGAGATGCCAGGGGACGGACCTTAGGCTATCCAACAGCCAATATCGCCCTAACTGAAGCTATAAGACTACCTGCTGACGGAGTTTACATTACTGACGTCATTTATCAGGGAGAGACCTATCGTTCAATGACAAGTGTTGGGAAAAACTCAACCTTTGATGGTCATGAACTGAGGCTTGAGGTTAATATTTTTGATTTTTCAGGTGACCTTTACGGGGAGAGAATTGAAATTATTTGGCTGGATAGAATCCGAGATATGGTTAAATTTGACGGGATTGATTCTCTTGTTGCCCAGTTAGAAGATGATGAAAAGAGAGCTAGATTATGGGACCAGTAA
- the trxB gene encoding thioredoxin-disulfide reductase — protein MYDTIVIGAGPAGMTAALYAARSNMSVLLLEQGAPGGQMNNTAEIENYPGFENIMGPELSMKMHEPLEGLGVKNAYGIVKAVEDMTDYKKVVTEDSEYEGRTVVIATGANHRHLNVPGEEEYGARGVSYCAVCDGAFFRNQDIMVVGGGDSAIEEAIFLTRFGKSVTIVHRRDELRAQKIIQERAFSNEKISFIWDSVIEKIEGDDNKITHVELKNLKTGELSQKDVGGLFIYVGLDPMTKAVENLGITDDAGWIITNDKMETSIPGIYAIGDVRAKDLRQITTAVGDGAVAGQQAYHYISNL, from the coding sequence ATGTACGATACAATTGTAATTGGAGCAGGACCTGCTGGAATGACTGCAGCCCTATATGCTGCAAGAAGTAATATGAGTGTTCTTTTATTAGAACAAGGAGCTCCTGGTGGACAGATGAATAACACTGCTGAGATTGAAAATTATCCAGGTTTTGAAAACATCATGGGACCAGAATTATCAATGAAAATGCATGAACCTCTTGAAGGTTTAGGTGTTAAAAATGCTTACGGTATTGTAAAAGCGGTTGAAGACATGACTGATTACAAAAAAGTTGTGACTGAAGACAGCGAATACGAGGGCCGTACAGTAGTTATTGCAACAGGTGCCAACCACAGACATTTAAATGTTCCTGGTGAAGAAGAATACGGTGCGCGCGGTGTATCTTACTGTGCGGTATGTGATGGTGCCTTCTTTAGAAACCAAGATATCATGGTTGTAGGTGGAGGGGACTCAGCTATTGAAGAAGCAATCTTCCTAACTCGTTTCGGTAAATCAGTAACAATCGTTCACCGCCGTGATGAACTTCGTGCTCAAAAAATTATTCAAGAACGCGCCTTTTCAAATGAAAAAATATCATTTATCTGGGATAGCGTAATTGAAAAAATTGAAGGTGACGACAATAAAATTACTCACGTTGAACTTAAAAACCTTAAGACAGGTGAGCTTAGTCAAAAGGATGTAGGTGGTCTCTTTATCTATGTCGGTTTGGATCCAATGACTAAGGCAGTTGAAAATCTAGGGATTACTGATGATGCAGGTTGGATTATCACTAATGACAAGATGGAAACATCGATTCCTGGAATTTATGCCATTGGAGATGTCCGCGCTAAGGACCTTCGTCAAATCACAACAGCTGTAGGAGACGGAGCTGTAGCCGGTCAACAAGCCTACCACTATATTAGTAACTTATAA
- a CDS encoding thioesterase: MGLKYSKDYQVSYFDTDVNGNMKLPHIMSVALEVSGEHGRMLGRSDSYMLEEYGCGWIVLEYRFEINRLPKHDEIVRIETEATKFNKFFTYRDFTYYDADGQELIKIYSTWSLMDLASRKIVNITDEIVEPYQTEKINTIIRGNKYKKLSEVSLEQEYNVRFYDLDINGHVNNTIYFDWMLDVLDRDFLTIFEPKTLHFKYLKEIHYGSKVTSKVLLEEDDLVSYHEICSSDEKNAQAEIIWRRRNNEV, from the coding sequence ATGGGATTAAAGTATTCTAAAGATTACCAAGTTTCTTATTTTGATACAGATGTGAATGGCAATATGAAATTGCCTCATATTATGAGTGTAGCTCTTGAAGTATCAGGTGAGCATGGTAGAATGTTGGGTAGAAGTGATAGCTACATGCTTGAGGAATATGGCTGCGGCTGGATTGTTCTTGAATATCGTTTTGAGATTAACCGTTTGCCCAAGCATGATGAAATTGTTAGGATTGAAACTGAAGCAACAAAATTCAATAAATTTTTTACCTATAGGGATTTTACCTACTATGATGCAGATGGGCAGGAATTAATTAAAATTTATTCAACCTGGTCATTAATGGATCTTGCAAGCAGAAAAATTGTTAACATTACCGATGAAATTGTCGAACCTTATCAAACTGAGAAGATAAATACGATTATCAGAGGAAATAAATATAAGAAATTATCTGAGGTAAGTTTAGAACAAGAGTACAATGTTCGCTTCTATGATCTTGATATCAATGGTCACGTCAATAATACAATCTACTTTGATTGGATGCTTGATGTACTGGACCGTGACTTTTTAACAATTTTTGAACCTAAGACCCTGCATTTTAAATACCTTAAGGAGATTCATTACGGCAGTAAGGTTACAAGTAAGGTCTTGCTTGAAGAAGATGATCTAGTAAGTTACCATGAAATTTGTTCAAGTGACGAGAAAAACGCCCAGGCAGAAATAATTTGGAGAAGAAGAAATAATGAAGTATAA
- a CDS encoding TIGR01457 family HAD-type hydrolase — MKYKGYLLDLDGTIYLGNEKIEAGTAFVHSLQENNIPHLFVTNNTTKTPEEVKGRLDQLFDIKTDLETIYTASLATVDYMDELDLAKTVYVIGEKGLKEAIYSRGYVEDTENPAYVVVGLDTEITYEKLTLATLAIENGAVFIGTNPDLNIPTERGLLPGAGSLLKLLEAATRVEPTIIGKPQAIIMDKAIERIGLPKEDLIMVGDNYLTDIRAGINAQMDTMLVLTGFTKREDLGELPVTPSHVLNSLDEWSF, encoded by the coding sequence ATGAAGTATAAAGGTTACCTCCTGGATTTAGACGGGACTATCTACCTAGGAAATGAAAAAATTGAAGCTGGAACAGCCTTTGTTCACAGCCTGCAAGAAAATAATATCCCCCACCTTTTTGTAACTAATAACACAACCAAGACACCTGAGGAAGTTAAAGGTCGTTTGGATCAATTATTTGATATAAAAACAGACCTTGAAACTATCTATACAGCAAGTCTTGCGACAGTTGATTATATGGACGAGTTAGATCTTGCTAAGACTGTTTATGTGATTGGTGAAAAAGGTCTTAAGGAGGCTATTTATAGTAGAGGTTATGTGGAAGATACGGAAAATCCAGCCTATGTTGTAGTAGGACTTGATACAGAGATTACTTATGAAAAGCTAACTCTTGCTACCCTTGCTATTGAAAATGGTGCGGTCTTTATCGGGACAAACCCAGACCTTAATATCCCAACTGAAAGAGGGCTTTTACCTGGTGCAGGTAGCCTGCTTAAACTGCTTGAAGCAGCGACAAGGGTTGAACCAACAATTATTGGAAAACCCCAAGCAATTATTATGGATAAGGCCATTGAAAGAATTGGTCTGCCTAAGGAGGATTTAATTATGGTAGGAGATAATTATCTGACTGATATCAGGGCAGGAATCAATGCTCAAATGGATACCATGCTTGTTCTAACTGGATTTACAAAAAGGGAGGACTTAGGTGAATTACCTGTGACCCCTAGCCATGTTTTAAACAGTTTGGATGAGTGGAGTTTTTAG
- the truB gene encoding tRNA pseudouridine(55) synthase TruB: MNGIINLYKEAGMTSHDCVFKLRRILATKKIGHGGTLDPDVAGVLPIAVGKSTKVLEFMTESGKVYEGEVTLGFSTETEDASGALVEEKYLDAPLDEAIIDQTMEEFLGQIEQIPPMYSAVKVNGRRLYEYARAGQEVERPIRQVTIYDFKRTSPVTYEKGLARFSFRVACSKGTYVRTLAVDLADKLGYPGHMSRLVRTASAGLELENAHKLQEIEEFMAEGTIANLLMPMEDGVRDLPALEINDEQYQKVKVGKFLDLEEIPEEVRLEQQLLAVFYEGKLVAIYMPHPNKKEFYKPKKVLIEN; the protein is encoded by the coding sequence ATGAACGGAATAATAAATCTTTATAAGGAAGCAGGAATGACCTCCCATGACTGTGTCTTTAAACTAAGAAGGATTTTAGCTACAAAAAAAATTGGTCACGGGGGAACACTTGATCCTGATGTTGCAGGTGTTTTACCGATTGCTGTTGGTAAGTCGACCAAGGTGCTTGAATTTATGACTGAATCAGGCAAGGTTTATGAGGGTGAGGTTACCCTGGGCTTTTCAACAGAAACGGAAGATGCTTCAGGAGCCCTTGTTGAAGAAAAATATCTTGATGCCCCCCTTGATGAAGCCATAATTGATCAAACTATGGAGGAATTTCTTGGTCAGATAGAACAAATTCCCCCCATGTATTCTGCAGTAAAGGTGAATGGTAGAAGGCTATATGAGTATGCTCGTGCTGGTCAAGAGGTAGAACGTCCAATTAGGCAGGTAACTATCTATGATTTCAAAAGGACAAGCCCAGTTACCTATGAAAAAGGCTTAGCTCGTTTTAGCTTTAGGGTTGCCTGCAGCAAGGGAACTTATGTCAGGACCCTTGCAGTTGATTTGGCTGATAAACTAGGTTATCCAGGACATATGTCACGCTTGGTTAGAACGGCAAGTGCTGGCCTTGAACTTGAAAATGCCCATAAACTACAAGAAATTGAAGAATTTATGGCAGAGGGAACAATCGCTAACCTATTAATGCCTATGGAAGATGGAGTTAGGGACTTACCAGCCCTTGAAATTAATGATGAGCAGTATCAGAAGGTTAAGGTTGGAAAATTTTTAGACCTTGAAGAGATTCCAGAGGAAGTTCGACTGGAGCAGCAACTTTTGGCAGTCTTCTATGAAGGAAAACTTGTGGCCATCTACATGCCGCATCCTAACAAGAAGGAATTTTATAAGCCCAAGAAGGTTCTGATAGAAAATTAG